A window of the Alnus glutinosa chromosome 4, dhAlnGlut1.1, whole genome shotgun sequence genome harbors these coding sequences:
- the LOC133866283 gene encoding uncharacterized protein LOC133866283 — MNLSSEWKSLFPVSTVFAPPLLLSGPSAKPILGPLLFNPIPRTLTVIFSSPSLFPRSLPPPPHLSLPRFLLTSSSLTHSTSSSVASLLGPLQNDAASHLLHNHLSFLQLPCSNSLLVFFPTGANSEQVGFLGLSVNGSGSAFDVRVDKNGDVFWERTGFEYRILRISVNPAVGSGAIPAGNSGSFVSVGYVMASTLYSVHWFVVKVKGLGLSSQRPSLVCLGSKVFKSCSVAWACWSPHLLEESVVLLESGELFLFDLESCSKAGASNARFRGTRLRVPWDDDSGTSGAHTWLCCEFSWHPRILVAVRSNAVFLVDLRFDECVVSCLAKVEMLRLYANVKNERFLTFTMVDSDRFYFVLASDSLLLLCDVRKPMVPVLQWGHGLDKPYYIDVFRLTELRSNPRDDTYRWASESGFCIILGSFWNCEFNLFCYGPTSPVPRDCIASEILEALKTVYAWELPSDLLLSGRDCRCGSCLVREEILKDDLPEWIDWQQKKEIVLGFGILNKGLSSLLCGSDEFGGFTLIRLMSSGKLELQRYHASWDFVNKSKEFHRELLHFEDNFLYIQDEEEYRFPRRFKYLKLDNLLAYLNGNLSKVLSSKMKKPFKGTRENNSFSIESHEILCEKLKACGFGRLRSSPAVAVVFNGISSPTSIHEVALRRLWAGLPMELLQLAYSNYSEFLEVLVDQKKVALEFLVVPNQPQLPPFFLRKPSCHSNKWSRKVQ, encoded by the coding sequence CTCAGGCCCTTCAGCCAAACCCATTCTCGGGCCTCTCCTCTTCAACCCTATCCCCCGAACACTGACCGTCATATTCTCCTCCCCTTCCCTCTTCCCCCGCTCTCTCCCCCCTCCTCCCCACCTCTCTCTGCCAAGATTCCTCCTCACCTCCTCCTCTCTTACCCactccacctcctcctccgtTGCTTCTCTCCTCGGCCCCCTCCAAAACGACGCCGCTTCCCATCTCCTCCACAACCACCTCTCCTTCCTACAACTTCCCTGTTCCAACTCTCTCCTCGTCTTCTTCCCAACCGGTGCCAACTCCGAGCAAGTCGGGTTCTTGGGGCTGTCTGTGAACGGTTCGGGGTCAGCTTTTGACGTTCGGGTCGATAAAAACGGCGATGTTTTCTGGGAAAGGACCGGGTTCGAGTATCGGATTCTCAGGATCTCGGTGAACCCGGCGGTCGGTTCGGGTGCGATTCCGGCTGGTAATTCGGGTTCCTTTGTTAGCGTTGGGTATGTGATGGCTTCTACGTTGTATTCTGTGCATTGGTTTGTTGTGAAGGTTAAAGGGCTTGGTTTGAGTTCGCAAAGGCCGAGTTTGGTTTGTTTGGGGAGTAAGGTGTTTAAGAGTTGCTCTGTTGCGTGGGCTTGTTGGAGTCCACATTTGCTAGAGGAGAGTGTGGTTCTGTTGGAGAGTGGCGAATTGTTCTTGTTTGATTTGGAGTCTTGTTCGAAAGCTGGTGCTTCAAATGCACGTTTTAGAGGGACTAGGTTGCGGGTTCCCTGGGACGATGATTCGGGTACCTCAGGGGCTCATACATGGTTGTGTTGTGAGTTCAGTTGGCATCCTAGGATTTTGGTGGCTGTGCGGTCCAATGCGGTTTTTTTGGTCGATTTGAGGTTTGATGAATGTGTTGTGAGTTGTTTGGCCAAGGTTGAGATGTTGAGATTGTATGCAAATGTTAAAAACGAACGGTTCCTTACGTTTACGATGGTTGATTCTGATCGTTTTTATTTTGTGCTGGCTTCGGATAGCCTGTTGCTTCTTTGTGATGTGCGGAAGCCGATGGTGCCGGTTTTGCAATGGGGTCATGGTCTTGATAAACCTTACTACATTGATGTATTTAGATTGACAGAATTGAGATCAAACCCGAGGGATGATACATATAGGTGGGCTTCAGAATCGGGTTTTTGCATTATATTGGGATCTTTTTGGAATTGTGAGTTTAATCTCTTTTGCTATGGACCTACTTCACCAGTCCCCAGAGATTGCATTGCTTCTGAAATTTTGGAAGCTTTGAAAACTGTTTATGCATGGGAGCTCCCTTCAGATCTCTTATTGTCAGGCCGTGATTGTCGGTGTGGAAGCTGTCTCGTAAGAGAGGAGATTTTGAAGGATGATCTTCCTGAATGGATTGATTGGCAGCAGAAGAAAGAAATAGTTTTGGGTTTTGGCATCCTAAACAAGGGTTTATCTTCGCTGCTTTGTGGGTCAGATGAATTTGGTGGTTTTACACTGATAAGGCTTATGTCTTCGGGGAAGCTTGAATTACAAAGATATCATGCCTCGTGGGATTTTGTAAACAAGTCGAAAGAATTTCATAGAGAATTGTTGCATTTTGAAGACAATTTTCTCTATATTCAGGATGAAGAGGAATATAGATTTCCCAGAAGATTCAAATACCTGAAACTCGATAACCTCTTGGCATATTTAAATGGTAACCTTAGTAAAGTCCTGagttcaaaaatgaaaaagcctTTTAAGGGTACTCGAGAGAATAACTCTTTTAGTATAGAATCTCATGAAATCTTGTGCGAGAAGTTGAAGGCTTGTGGGTTCGGTCGATTGAGATCTTCTCCTGCTGTTGCTGTTGTTTTTAATGGCATCAGCTCGCCAACAAGCATCCATGAGGTTGCTTTGAGGAGATTGTGGGCAGGCCTGCCAATGGAACTATTGCAACTTGCCTATTCCAACTACTCTGAGTTCCTTGAAGTACTTGTGGACCAGAAAAAGGTAGCTTTGGAATTTCTAGTTGTTCCAAACCAACCTCAAttgccacctttttttttaagaaaacctTCATGCCATAGCAATAAGTGGTCACGGAAAGTTCAGTGA